In one window of Desulfurella amilsii DNA:
- a CDS encoding CTP synthase — protein MNTKYIFITGGVVSSLGKGISSSSLGFLLKKRGFNISMLKIDPYINIDPGTMNPYQHGEVYVLDDGSETDLDLGHYERFTGLRLTKDNNFTTGQVYYSVIEKERRGDYLGATVQVIPHITDEIKQRIKKAALNKDILLVEIGGTIGDIEGLPYLEAIRQLKLELGSKNAVFIHVTLVPYIKVTDELKTKPTQHSVKELQSLGIQPDIIIARSEIALDDSLKQKIALFCNVDEKDVINACDVDTVYEVPVALNQEGLDLAVLSKLDLPDNGVDINEWKKMVHSIKYPKDAVEIAFVGKYVSLKEAYKSLIESFVHCGGNFNIKVNLRWIDSEELEKDGTGLFSGVDGILVAGGFGSRGINGKILAIQYARENGIPYLGICLGMQTAVIEFARNVLKLDANSQEFDETSPNKVIHITDKWVKDGVYVEGSTKKLGGTMRLGSYPCVIEENTLAHKIYNQTLIYERHRHRYEFNTNYLKAFEEAGFVFSGKSPDDKLIEIVELKNHPFFIAVQFHPEFQSRPLSPHPLIKAFVSYSYESRRAKKRDL, from the coding sequence ATGAATACTAAGTATATTTTTATAACAGGTGGCGTTGTTTCGTCATTAGGTAAAGGCATATCTAGCTCATCGTTGGGTTTTTTGCTTAAAAAAAGAGGCTTTAATATTTCTATGTTAAAGATTGATCCATATATCAATATTGACCCAGGTACAATGAACCCATACCAGCATGGTGAAGTGTATGTTTTAGATGATGGCTCAGAGACGGATCTAGATCTTGGCCACTATGAGCGCTTCACAGGGTTAAGATTAACAAAAGACAATAATTTTACAACAGGCCAGGTATATTACAGCGTGATAGAAAAAGAGCGCAGAGGCGATTATTTGGGCGCAACTGTGCAAGTAATACCTCATATCACAGATGAAATAAAACAGCGCATTAAAAAGGCGGCATTAAATAAAGATATCTTGCTTGTAGAGATTGGCGGAACAATAGGCGATATTGAAGGATTGCCGTATTTGGAGGCAATAAGACAGCTAAAATTGGAACTTGGCAGCAAAAATGCCGTTTTTATACACGTTACATTGGTGCCCTACATTAAGGTTACAGACGAGCTCAAAACAAAACCCACCCAGCACAGTGTAAAAGAACTGCAGTCTTTAGGTATACAGCCAGATATCATTATCGCAAGAAGCGAAATTGCACTTGATGATTCGCTTAAGCAAAAGATAGCTTTATTTTGCAATGTTGACGAAAAAGATGTAATCAATGCGTGTGACGTAGATACAGTTTATGAAGTGCCTGTTGCTTTAAACCAAGAAGGTCTTGATTTGGCAGTATTGTCTAAGCTTGATTTGCCAGATAACGGAGTTGATATAAACGAATGGAAAAAAATGGTTCATTCTATAAAATACCCAAAAGATGCTGTAGAAATCGCTTTTGTTGGTAAGTATGTGTCGCTTAAAGAAGCTTACAAAAGTTTGATAGAGTCTTTTGTCCACTGTGGTGGCAATTTCAATATAAAGGTAAATTTACGTTGGATAGATTCCGAAGAATTAGAAAAAGATGGTACTGGTTTGTTTAGCGGAGTTGATGGAATTTTAGTTGCTGGCGGTTTTGGTTCGAGGGGTATTAATGGAAAAATATTGGCAATTCAATACGCAAGAGAAAACGGGATACCTTATCTTGGGATTTGTCTTGGCATGCAGACTGCTGTCATAGAATTTGCAAGAAATGTATTGAAATTAGATGCTAACTCGCAGGAGTTTGACGAAACAAGCCCAAACAAAGTTATTCACATTACAGATAAATGGGTAAAAGATGGCGTTTATGTTGAAGGCAGTACCAAAAAACTTGGCGGCACCATGAGACTTGGAAGCTATCCATGTGTTATTGAGGAAAATACACTTGCTCATAAAATATACAACCAAACATTAATATACGAAAGGCATAGGCACAGATACGAGTTTAACACTAATTATCTTAAAGCATTTGAAGAGGCTGGGTTTGTATTTAGTGGGAAAAGTCCAGATGATAAACTTATTGAAATTGTTGAGCTTAAAAACCACCCCTTTTTTATTGCAGTACAATTTCACCCGGAATTCCAATCACGACCTCTAAGCCCACACCCACTTATTAAAGCTTTTGTAAGTTACTCATATGAATCAAGACGAGCTAAAAAAAGAGATTTATAG
- a CDS encoding metal ABC transporter permease, translating into MSILQNSIIVEIIFKALIVGISLSILLSILSYFVVLQRLNFLGVGISHSVFGGLAFNYLFGLTTLFLPIGFACLTALLIGILYRKGLSKDSAINVMFVFTMALGAIVLSFSSGYSANILGMLFGDILAINNSDIVYSLILLAIGLILFSIFFSHVQLITFNEELARINGINVDLFYYLFLIFLGIIIVLSVKLIGIILVNAFLVLPTLCGMNVARNYKNVILWSIAFSIVSCVFAIFISYYLNTPSGATIVITFFVFWLFSLIYNKIARRIK; encoded by the coding sequence ATGTCAATTTTACAAAACTCAATAATTGTTGAGATTATATTTAAAGCTTTAATAGTTGGTATTTCTTTATCAATATTGCTTTCTATTTTAAGCTATTTTGTTGTCCTGCAACGTTTGAATTTTTTAGGCGTAGGTATATCTCATTCCGTTTTTGGTGGTTTAGCCTTTAACTACCTTTTTGGTCTAACTACACTATTTTTACCTATTGGTTTTGCTTGCTTAACAGCATTGTTAATAGGTATTTTATACCGAAAAGGCTTAAGTAAAGATAGTGCAATTAATGTAATGTTTGTTTTTACAATGGCATTGGGAGCAATTGTGCTGAGTTTTTCTTCTGGATACTCGGCGAATATATTGGGTATGCTCTTTGGTGATATTTTAGCAATTAATAATAGTGATATTGTATATTCTCTAATACTTCTTGCAATAGGGCTTATTTTGTTTAGCATCTTTTTTTCGCATGTGCAGCTTATAACTTTCAACGAAGAGTTAGCGCGAATAAATGGTATAAATGTTGATCTGTTTTATTATCTATTTTTAATTTTTCTAGGTATTATTATTGTGTTGAGTGTAAAGTTGATTGGAATTATTCTAGTCAACGCTTTTTTGGTTTTACCGACTTTGTGCGGTATGAATGTTGCAAGAAATTATAAAAATGTTATTTTATGGTCTATTGCGTTCTCCATTGTTTCCTGCGTTTTTGCAATCTTTATTTCTTACTATCTTAACACACCATCTGGAGCTACAATTGTTATAACTTTTTTTGTTTTTTGGTTATTTAGTCTAATTTACAATAAAATAGCAAGGAGGATAAAATGA
- the pstB gene encoding phosphate ABC transporter ATP-binding protein PstB has translation MKYICKIDGKQKIDVRNFNFYYGKKLALKDLNFCIKENTILALIGPSGSGKTTLARCFNRMHDLYINNHYEGEIFIDDTNILDPKIDLIELRDRVGMVFQKPTAFPMSIFENIAFGLKLKGIKNKTELKDRVEKALKDAALWDEVKDRLDKLATNLSGGQQQRLCIARAIAVDPEVLVFDESTASLDPISTSKIEDLMVELSKKLTIIAVTHNLQQAARVSEYTFFLLDGEAIEYDKTNIMFTNPKDKKTQDYIMGRFG, from the coding sequence TTGAAATATATCTGTAAAATAGATGGAAAACAAAAAATTGATGTGCGAAATTTTAATTTTTATTATGGGAAGAAACTCGCCCTGAAAGATTTAAATTTTTGCATAAAAGAAAACACAATTTTAGCACTCATTGGTCCATCTGGATCTGGAAAAACCACTCTTGCAAGATGCTTTAATCGTATGCATGATTTGTATATCAATAATCACTATGAAGGAGAAATCTTTATTGATGACACAAACATTTTAGATCCGAAAATTGACTTGATTGAATTAAGGGATAGAGTGGGTATGGTTTTTCAAAAACCTACGGCTTTCCCTATGTCGATTTTTGAAAACATTGCATTTGGCTTGAAACTAAAAGGTATAAAAAATAAAACAGAGCTTAAAGACAGAGTAGAAAAAGCTCTAAAAGATGCTGCACTATGGGATGAGGTAAAAGATAGATTGGATAAATTAGCCACAAATCTTTCTGGTGGTCAGCAACAAAGGCTTTGTATTGCTCGTGCAATTGCAGTTGATCCTGAAGTTTTGGTGTTTGACGAATCTACGGCTTCACTTGATCCTATATCAACATCAAAAATTGAAGATTTAATGGTTGAACTTTCAAAAAAGTTGACTATTATAGCAGTAACACATAATTTGCAACAAGCGGCGCGTGTATCTGAGTATACGTTTTTTTTATTGGATGGTGAAGCAATTGAATACGATAAAACAAATATTATGTTTACAAACCCAAAAGACAAAAAAACACAGGATTACATTATGGGTAGGTTTGGCTAG
- the phoU gene encoding phosphate signaling complex protein PhoU produces the protein MRLLDEDLRQLRVKISNMAQAATRMFIDSIDALIHKDLDLAQKVKELDDEVDALDNDIDEFCANLIALRWPLAEDLRIVLSALKINTFLERIADNATNIAEWIGKIDFVEFKVDTNEISNMKDKTVIMLETALDSFFSKDYSKAISVIKSDDYVDKCELSIIKEMAQITNEQNASILTIPMIFIARAIERIADEATNIAELSLYIATGEIFKHKRIKDL, from the coding sequence ATGAGATTGTTAGATGAAGATTTAAGACAATTGAGAGTTAAAATTTCCAATATGGCACAAGCTGCTACACGCATGTTTATTGATTCAATTGATGCGCTTATACACAAAGATCTGGATTTGGCTCAAAAAGTGAAAGAGTTAGATGACGAAGTAGATGCCCTAGATAATGATATAGACGAATTTTGCGCAAATTTAATAGCTCTAAGATGGCCTTTGGCTGAGGATTTAAGGATTGTTTTGTCTGCTTTAAAAATTAATACATTTTTAGAGCGTATTGCGGATAATGCCACAAATATTGCAGAGTGGATAGGGAAAATTGATTTTGTGGAGTTTAAGGTAGATACAAACGAAATTTCAAACATGAAAGATAAAACTGTAATTATGCTTGAAACAGCACTTGATTCTTTCTTTTCAAAAGACTATTCTAAGGCAATTTCTGTTATTAAAAGTGACGATTATGTGGACAAATGCGAATTGTCCATTATTAAAGAGATGGCTCAAATAACAAATGAGCAAAATGCTTCTATTTTAACGATACCGATGATTTTCATAGCAAGGGCAATAGAGCGTATAGCAGATGAAGCAACAAATATTGCAGAATTATCACTGTATATAGCAACTGGTGAGATTTTTAAGCACAAGCGCATCAAAGATCTATAA
- a CDS encoding sensor histidine kinase, translating into MALFYKFLFFFVLLFNFIICLAVFQFFHLFFLSASLYAILTIIILEGFNHLIPESFQNHGNVFFRIFPIVNKIIEKQSQKIDKLSLHRSNLLKVIENIKLGVLLIDNKNTVILSNNYVSYIFDCNIEPGKSIIDGWENYKFLTLFDKFIKENFQKVEFEHKILKFNKILIENGYIIIIEDITKEESYQAMKMNFFSNASHELKTPITSIVGYAETLLLNNDIDKKDQNKFLKYIYQNALNLNDLINNILQLAEIEHFKQSSDVLSNVDILALLSELNINHLINSKNIEFIQECELSAIPFNKYHLKTILDNLLDNAFFYTKEGFIKLKCHNDNNYYIFEVQDSGIGIEKSQQEKIFERFYKIKSKGSGLGLAIVKHLVLIYNGSIELESTVGVGSLFRLKFPKKNE; encoded by the coding sequence ATGGCTTTATTTTATAAATTTTTGTTCTTTTTTGTTTTATTGTTCAATTTCATTATTTGTTTAGCTGTTTTCCAATTTTTTCACCTATTTTTTTTAAGCGCAAGTTTATACGCTATTTTAACTATCATAATTTTAGAAGGTTTTAACCACTTAATCCCTGAAAGTTTTCAAAATCATGGCAATGTTTTTTTCAGGATTTTTCCTATCGTAAATAAAATTATTGAAAAACAATCTCAAAAAATTGACAAATTAAGTTTACATAGATCCAACTTGCTTAAAGTTATTGAAAATATAAAGCTTGGAGTCTTGCTTATCGATAATAAAAATACAGTAATATTATCCAATAATTATGTTTCTTATATATTTGATTGCAATATTGAACCTGGAAAATCAATAATAGATGGCTGGGAAAATTATAAATTTTTAACTCTATTTGATAAATTTATCAAAGAGAATTTTCAAAAAGTTGAGTTTGAGCACAAAATTTTAAAATTCAATAAAATTTTAATCGAAAATGGTTATATAATAATAATTGAAGATATAACAAAAGAAGAATCTTACCAAGCAATGAAGATGAATTTTTTTTCAAACGCATCGCATGAGCTAAAAACGCCTATTACTAGCATAGTAGGCTATGCAGAAACATTGCTTTTAAATAATGATATAGACAAAAAAGATCAAAACAAATTTCTAAAGTATATCTACCAAAATGCGCTAAATTTAAATGATTTAATAAACAATATATTGCAACTAGCCGAAATAGAACACTTCAAACAATCTAGCGATGTATTGTCTAATGTCGATATTTTGGCTCTATTGAGTGAATTAAACATTAATCACTTAATAAATAGCAAAAATATAGAGTTTATACAAGAATGCGAGCTTAGCGCAATTCCATTTAATAAATATCATTTAAAAACAATATTGGATAACTTGCTTGATAATGCGTTTTTTTATACAAAAGAAGGCTTTATAAAACTAAAATGCCACAACGATAATAATTATTATATTTTTGAGGTTCAAGATAGTGGTATTGGCATAGAAAAAAGCCAACAAGAAAAGATATTCGAGCGTTTTTATAAGATTAAAAGCAAAGGCAGCGGTCTTGGTCTTGCAATTGTAAAGCACCTCGTATTAATCTATAATGGCTCGATAGAGCTAGAAAGCACAGTTGGCGTTGGGAGTTTGTTTAGGTTAAAATTTCCAAAAAAAAATGAATAA
- a CDS encoding alpha-amylase/4-alpha-glucanotransferase domain-containing protein gives MRKFIFVVHNHQPVGNFDSVFEDAFNKAYLPFIEVASKFDKFKFGIHYSGPLLRWLSKNKPDFLSLIKILVSEGRVEILGGSFAESILPIWDEGSSKAQIERMNDLVFDLFGVKPFGMWLAERAWEPNLPSIINPLEYVVVDDIHLKRCGVSSSELVQNVFVADNVFSKIKLLPSNEVLRYTIPFRQPQETINYINSFNDDSFFVFADDGEKFGIWPGTYDWVYKNNWLENFLNEIIDVVEFVLPKDFFETFQGIAKRANPPTGSYTELGEWALGFEAQKEYNDYINQIKSLNLYDSKKHFIQGGTWRNFLAKYDEANNMHKRVLFAKPFLDKSNEQKMQQFFDAQCNDAYWHGIFGGLYMPHLRNALYENIISASHWEEAIISTDIDNDFSVEYILNNDLFNVFVKPNYSGSIFEFDIKPFNFNIANTIRRHREFYHTKIDYKTQSSGVESIHNKLKAKEKGLENSIFYDKNNRYSFVDHLVEKDLTLTEVFESSFKEVNDIPKYTVKAFDYSLHLENHQYDIKKVYTINNSSFTVDIYKSSGQYNLYEELNFTFLSAFFDKQIIINEKEYNMDAFIEEQTDNILLADNYRKLYFNLNFTPSHVLIVPVYSVSLSENGVEKLYQQTCIFIKCDAPMFSLRFNLF, from the coding sequence TTGAGAAAATTTATCTTTGTAGTCCATAACCACCAACCTGTTGGTAATTTTGACAGTGTGTTTGAAGATGCTTTTAATAAAGCATATTTACCATTTATTGAGGTAGCTTCTAAGTTTGATAAATTTAAATTTGGGATTCATTACTCTGGACCACTTCTTAGGTGGCTTTCAAAGAACAAACCTGATTTTTTGAGCCTCATAAAAATTTTGGTTAGTGAGGGTAGGGTAGAAATACTTGGCGGAAGCTTTGCAGAAAGCATCTTACCAATTTGGGATGAAGGCTCTTCAAAAGCTCAGATTGAACGCATGAATGATTTGGTTTTTGATTTATTTGGTGTTAAACCTTTTGGTATGTGGCTTGCAGAGCGCGCTTGGGAACCTAATTTGCCAAGCATTATAAATCCTCTAGAGTATGTGGTTGTTGATGATATTCACTTAAAAAGGTGTGGAGTGTCTTCTAGTGAGCTTGTCCAAAATGTGTTTGTTGCAGATAACGTATTTTCAAAAATTAAACTGTTACCTTCAAATGAAGTTTTGCGCTATACAATACCATTTAGGCAACCTCAGGAAACTATAAATTATATAAATAGCTTTAATGATGATTCTTTTTTTGTATTTGCAGACGATGGGGAAAAATTTGGTATTTGGCCAGGCACTTACGATTGGGTTTATAAAAACAATTGGCTAGAAAATTTTCTAAATGAAATTATTGATGTTGTTGAATTTGTTCTACCAAAGGATTTTTTTGAAACTTTTCAAGGTATTGCAAAAAGAGCTAACCCTCCTACTGGTTCATATACAGAGCTTGGTGAGTGGGCACTTGGTTTTGAAGCCCAAAAGGAATACAATGATTATATAAATCAAATTAAATCTCTAAATTTGTACGATTCAAAAAAACACTTCATTCAAGGTGGTACATGGCGCAATTTTTTAGCAAAATACGATGAAGCAAATAATATGCACAAGCGTGTGTTATTTGCAAAACCATTTCTTGATAAAAGCAATGAGCAAAAAATGCAGCAGTTTTTTGATGCGCAATGCAACGATGCTTACTGGCATGGTATATTTGGTGGCCTATACATGCCGCATTTAAGAAATGCCCTTTATGAAAATATTATAAGTGCTTCACACTGGGAAGAAGCTATAATATCAACAGACATAGATAATGATTTTTCTGTTGAATATATTTTAAATAACGATTTATTTAATGTTTTTGTTAAGCCCAACTATAGTGGGTCTATTTTTGAGTTTGACATAAAACCATTTAACTTTAATATAGCAAATACAATTAGAAGGCATCGTGAATTTTACCATACAAAAATTGATTATAAAACACAGAGCTCTGGTGTAGAAAGCATACACAATAAACTTAAAGCTAAAGAAAAAGGGTTGGAAAATTCTATTTTTTATGACAAAAACAACAGATATAGCTTTGTAGATCATTTGGTTGAAAAAGATTTGACGCTAACAGAGGTTTTTGAGAGTTCTTTTAAAGAGGTTAATGATATACCAAAATATACTGTAAAAGCATTTGATTACAGCCTGCATTTAGAAAATCATCAATACGATATAAAAAAGGTTTATACAATAAATAATTCAAGCTTTACCGTTGATATATACAAATCAAGCGGTCAGTACAATCTATATGAAGAACTTAATTTTACTTTTTTGAGTGCTTTTTTTGATAAGCAAATAATAATCAATGAAAAAGAATACAATATGGATGCTTTTATTGAAGAGCAAACCGATAATATTCTACTTGCAGATAATTATAGAAAACTTTATTTTAATTTAAATTTTACGCCATCGCATGTTTTGATTGTACCCGTATACAGCGTTTCTCTATCAGAAAATGGCGTAGAAAAGCTTTACCAGCAAACATGCATATTTATTAAATGCGACGCTCCAATGTTTAGTTTAAGATTTAATTTGTTCTAA
- a CDS encoding DUF134 domain-containing protein, with the protein MRNCWRRRHIEFKPQNKCFKPCGIAFSQLEVNVLKHDELEALRLADYEGLYQEECARRMNISRTTFGRTIESARKKITDCLLHGKALVIEEANDFNENNSTSK; encoded by the coding sequence ATGAGGAACTGCTGGCGAAGAAGACACATTGAGTTTAAGCCACAGAATAAGTGCTTTAAACCATGCGGTATTGCATTTAGTCAATTAGAAGTAAATGTATTAAAGCACGATGAATTAGAGGCTTTAAGGCTGGCAGATTATGAAGGTTTATACCAGGAAGAATGCGCAAGGCGGATGAATATTTCTCGCACCACATTTGGCAGAACTATAGAAAGCGCAAGGAAAAAGATTACAGACTGCCTATTGCATGGTAAAGCTTTAGTGATTGAAGAAGCAAATGATTTTAATGAGAATAACAGCACAAGCAAGTGA
- a CDS encoding NifB/NifX family molybdenum-iron cluster-binding protein, with protein MKIAIPVKDESLEIFPKTGKTPYFAIFNDSTFSHLIKNLVGNHEHEDEESTSIDHVEFHRKQVETLGDIDAALVVLIGKHIKKAFEEKDIQVIEFPQSNFKNAKELLQVYLNSKK; from the coding sequence ATGAAAATTGCAATCCCAGTTAAAGACGAAAGTTTGGAAATCTTTCCAAAAACAGGTAAAACGCCGTATTTTGCTATATTTAACGATTCAACATTCAGCCATCTTATTAAAAACCTGGTAGGAAACCATGAACATGAAGATGAAGAAAGCACGTCAATAGATCATGTGGAGTTTCACAGAAAGCAAGTAGAAACTTTAGGTGATATTGATGCAGCATTGGTTGTTTTAATTGGAAAACACATTAAAAAAGCATTTGAAGAAAAAGATATTCAAGTAATTGAATTTCCACAGAGTAATTTCAAAAATGCGAAAGAGTTACTTCAAGTCTATTTGAACAGTAAAAAATAA
- a CDS encoding winged helix-turn-helix domain-containing protein encodes MRFLSTSASKIYKMFNILIVEDEETISHLIEFNLNKEGFRTVVAEDANYAMLLLKDFIPNLIILDLMLPGLQGEDFLRLIKTKKEYKDIAVIILSAKSQESVITKLLTDGADDYIVKPFSIKVLIAKIKALLRRIEKKDNILRYDGIELDLNTFSAYLDNKTLDLTTKEFELVSLFLSNPNKIFSREELFSRIWGYENQVQTRTVDVHISSLRKKLSSKANIIKSKPKVGYGFIL; translated from the coding sequence GTGAGATTTTTAAGCACAAGCGCATCAAAGATCTATAAAATGTTTAATATATTAATTGTCGAAGACGAAGAAACAATATCGCACTTAATTGAATTTAATTTAAATAAAGAAGGTTTTAGGACTGTAGTCGCAGAAGATGCAAATTATGCAATGTTACTATTAAAAGATTTTATACCTAATTTAATTATCTTAGATTTGATGCTCCCTGGTTTGCAAGGTGAAGATTTTTTGAGATTGATAAAAACAAAAAAAGAGTACAAAGATATAGCTGTTATTATTTTAAGCGCAAAATCACAAGAAAGTGTGATTACAAAGTTATTAACTGATGGAGCAGACGATTACATTGTTAAGCCGTTTTCTATAAAGGTATTAATTGCAAAAATAAAAGCATTATTGAGGAGGATAGAAAAAAAAGATAATATATTGAGGTATGATGGCATAGAACTTGATTTAAACACATTTAGTGCTTACTTAGATAACAAAACTCTTGACTTAACAACAAAGGAATTCGAGCTTGTAAGTCTTTTTTTGTCAAATCCAAATAAAATTTTTTCTCGGGAAGAATTGTTTAGTAGAATTTGGGGATATGAGAACCAAGTTCAAACTAGAACTGTGGATGTTCATATATCGTCTTTACGAAAAAAATTAAGCTCAAAGGCAAATATAATTAAATCAAAGCCAAAAGTTGGGTATGGCTTTATTTTATAA
- a CDS encoding metal ABC transporter ATP-binding protein produces the protein MIEFRNVSLIFDKKIVLNGIDTTIKKGEFVSIIGPNGAGKTSLIKILLGLIKPTKGIVLIEGLTPKEYISKHKVSYLPQQTSINWSMPLRVIDIMLIEENLRAFTVFKKPKKHLIQKARQVLDLFGILDIENKYLKELSGGQKQRVELGRCLLKDPEILVLDEPNTALDTVFNEKMYNILVEEKLKNNITIILVSHDIGAVSRFVDRIMCLNIKLHCSEKPENIDYVKLASALYGSTTNIVIHKNGCRSCQFYKTQ, from the coding sequence ATGATTGAATTTAGAAATGTTAGTCTAATTTTTGATAAAAAGATTGTTTTAAATGGAATCGACACAACTATAAAGAAGGGGGAATTTGTAAGCATAATAGGTCCAAATGGCGCAGGCAAAACCTCTTTAATAAAAATTTTACTAGGATTAATAAAGCCTACAAAAGGAATTGTGCTTATAGAGGGATTAACCCCCAAAGAATACATATCAAAACACAAAGTTTCATATTTACCTCAGCAAACAAGTATAAACTGGTCTATGCCGCTTAGAGTTATAGATATTATGCTAATAGAAGAAAACCTAAGGGCATTTACAGTCTTTAAAAAACCTAAAAAGCATCTTATTCAAAAAGCAAGGCAAGTGCTTGATTTATTTGGCATTTTAGATATTGAAAATAAATATTTAAAAGAACTCTCGGGTGGGCAAAAACAAAGGGTTGAGCTGGGCAGGTGTCTTCTTAAAGACCCAGAAATTTTAGTTTTAGATGAGCCAAATACCGCTTTGGATACTGTTTTTAACGAAAAAATGTACAATATTTTAGTCGAAGAAAAATTAAAAAACAATATAACTATTATTCTGGTTAGTCACGATATTGGGGCAGTAAGCAGGTTTGTTGATAGAATCATGTGCTTAAATATAAAACTTCATTGCAGCGAAAAACCAGAAAACATTGATTATGTAAAACTTGCTTCAGCATTATATGGCAGCACCACTAATATAGTTATACACAAAAATGGATGTAGATCATGTCAATTTTACAAAACTCAATAA
- the pstA gene encoding phosphate ABC transporter permease PstA, protein MRKRKIKNYIGLLISTISAFIGLFFLLWIIVSLIEKGFHYVNWSVFTQNAVSPGDEGGGLKFAILGQLEVVGIASLLGIPAGILGGIYLSEYGKDSVLSNVIRNVSDAMTSIPSIITGIFVYAIVVVPMGGFSVLAGSIALALLMMPIVISSIDNILRLVPNELREAAYALGAPKYIVIFKVVSKKAVVGIVSVILLAISRILGETAPLLFTSFNSNFESYKLNKPIATLTVTMYDYAMGPYDSWHHLAWAAAIILTFSVLLFNIASRLFSYWRFSR, encoded by the coding sequence ATGAGAAAACGCAAAATAAAAAACTATATAGGCTTGTTAATTTCAACAATTAGTGCTTTTATTGGTTTATTTTTTTTGCTTTGGATAATTGTGAGCTTAATCGAGAAAGGTTTTCACTATGTTAACTGGTCAGTGTTTACACAAAATGCTGTCTCTCCAGGAGATGAAGGCGGGGGCTTGAAATTTGCAATTTTAGGCCAATTAGAGGTTGTAGGAATAGCTTCTTTGCTTGGAATACCAGCTGGTATTTTAGGCGGTATTTATTTGAGTGAGTATGGCAAAGATAGCGTTTTGTCAAATGTTATAAGAAATGTTTCTGATGCTATGACGAGTATACCGTCTATAATAACAGGCATTTTTGTTTATGCTATAGTTGTTGTGCCAATGGGTGGTTTTTCTGTGTTGGCCGGCTCTATTGCACTTGCTTTGCTTATGATGCCTATTGTAATAAGCTCTATAGACAATATATTAAGGCTTGTGCCTAATGAATTAAGGGAAGCTGCTTATGCGTTGGGTGCACCAAAGTATATAGTGATTTTTAAAGTAGTTTCAAAAAAAGCCGTAGTGGGTATTGTAAGTGTAATTTTACTTGCGATATCAAGGATATTAGGTGAAACTGCACCGCTGTTATTTACTTCATTTAATAGTAATTTTGAAAGTTATAAATTAAATAAACCTATTGCAACACTAACTGTAACAATGTACGATTATGCAATGGGACCTTATGATAGCTGGCACCATTTAGCTTGGGCAGCGGCAATTATTTTGACTTTTAGTGTATTGTTGTTTAATATTGCAAGTAGGTTGTTTTCTTATTGGAGGTTTAGTCGTTGA